The nucleotide sequence TTACTAtcatacagtgaggagaaccagtatttgatacactgccgattttgaaggttttcctacttacaaagcatgtagaggtctgtaatttttatcgtacacttcaactgtgagaaatggaatctaaaaccaaaatccagataatcacattgtatgattttaaataatacatttgcattttattgcatgacataagtatttgatcacctaccaactagtaagaattccggctctcacagacctgataggttttctttaagaagccctcctgttctccactcattacctgtattaactgcacctgttaggactcgttacctttataaaagacaccacacactcaatcaaacagactccaacctctccacaatggtcaagaccagagagctgtgtaaggacatcagggataaaattgtagacctgcacaaggctgggatgggctacaggacaataggcaagcagcttggtgagaaggcaacaactgttggtgcaattattagaaaaaggaagaagttcaatatgacggtcaatctccctcagtctggggctccatgcaagatctcaccttgtggggcatcaatgatcatgaggaaggtgagggatcagcccagaactacacggcaggaactggtcaatgacatgaagagagctgggacctcagtctcaaagaaaaccattagtaacacactacgccatcatggattagaatcctgcagcgcacgcatggtccccctgctcaagccagcgcatgtccaggcccgtctaaagtttgcaaatgaccatctggatgatccagaggaggaatgggagaaggtcatgtggtatgaggagacaaaaatagagatttttggtcttaactccactctctgtgtttggaggaagaagaaggatgagtacaaccccaacaacaccatcccaaccgtgaagcatggaggtgcaaacatcattctttggggatgcttttctgcaaaggggacaggacgactgcactgtattgaagggaggatgaatggggtcatgtatcgcgagatcttggccaacaacctccttccctcattaagaagattgaagatgggtcgtggctgggtcatccagcatgacaacgacccgaaacccacagccagggcaactaaggagtggctccgtaagaagcatctcaaggtcttggagtggcctagccagtctccagacctgaacccaatagaaaatctttggagggagctgaaagtccgtattgcccagcaacagccccgaaacctgaaggatctggagaaggtctgtatggaggagtgggccaaaatccctgctgcagtgtgtgcaaacctggccaagaattacaggaaacatatgatctctgtaattgcaaaaaaaggtttctgtaccaaatattaagttctgcttttctgatgtatcaaatacttatgtcatgcaataaaatgctaattaattacttaaaaatcatacaatgtgattttctggatttacattttagattccatcactcagttgaagagtacctatgatagaaattacacaCGCTtctacacgctttgtaagtgggaaacactgccgattttgcaggttatcaaatacttgctctccccactgtatatatattctcTGGTCCATTACCTAGTGTTAACTTATGTGCATTGAACCATCATTAccacacattttgtttaatcCAGGTCAAGGAGAAATGGGAATGGCTGATGATGGAAGTGAAGGGCCCATTTCCAGAGACCAAGGGTAGACACAAGTTTGTGCTTACTGTGATGGACTACTATTCAAAATGGGTGGAAGCCTACCCCATGCAAACCAATGGCAGTAAAGAGATTGCCAAAATCATTTCTGACCTCATCTCTCGCTTTGGTTTTCCTGTTGGGATCCTGTCTTGTTTGACTCGAACACACATTTTGGAGGTAAGAAATACTGCAACCGTCCACGCAAGGGCGGCTGTACTCTACCTGAGTTTGTGGGGGAAATTAAATATTGCACTTAAATGATCCTGTAAATAGTAATGATCCCTACTCTTGTTATTTTACAGATCAACTCTGCCTTGGTTGATCTGAATAAATTGACAGGCCAACTGATATTCAGCCATCCTCTGGGAGTGTCACTGGATCCACTAACAAAGTCCTCCATACACCGGTGCGTCCTCAGCTACGCCTTGCTACAGTCTCCACATAAAACTACCAGGCTGTGATAGCAATCTTTTAGCAGTTTTACAAACGCAAGCACATGACTCAGCAATCCAGTTGACGGGTGACAATGTGGATGTGTTTTCTTTCGTCCCACTACTGGACAGGCTGGTGTCAGATTTGGTGAGGGACCACCCAGATCGCTGGGACGTTCACCTGGCTGCCAGTGTGTTCAGCTTCTGCTGCCAGGAGCACCCAACCACCAGACaaacacctctctctctgctgcgCTGTGGGGGGACTCCGTCTGTCCCTAGCTCGCCAAGAACGCCGCCCGTAAGTGGCATTTGTGCGGACCCCGGAGGCGGTTCCTTCAAAACCAGCTAAAATTATTCATCAGCATTGAAGACGTTATGAAGTTAAACAGCTCTGAATTATGTTGCGTTTTTTCGTGCCTTTATACTGACACAGGTTGTGACCACCCTGTTTCCATTTCAGGACAATGGGATAAAAGGAAAGACATTTGTGATTCTAGATGCCCAGCCGCCCCAAAGGGTGGTCCGTGTGGAGTGCAGTCAGTGCAATCAGTGGATCTTGCTAAGCCAGGACTTGGAGCTGAAGAGATATGAAGACATGAAGCTAGGGGATGaggactacacacacacctgtgtcaGCTGCAGGGTGGCTATGAGCTGCAGGGTAGCCCTGGAGGTCATGAGGGCTTAGCAGACAAAATTcttgaagataaaaaaaatatggacaTCAAGGAGTCAAAAGAGAGACAAAACCTAAATTGTACTACTTTGTGATAGTGTTATGTTTTCCACATAAAGTCCTTTTCATAAAAACACAGGTATTCTATTTCTAGTTGTAACCCAATTGGAGCAAAAAGATCCCAGCAGCAGCTGAAAATGAAATCTAAGAAGATCTTACGAGCAATTGAATTATTAGTTAGGAAAAATCACAAAGCAGTATTACAGAGTTTGTGTAATAGTCAAAACAAATCTGTGCGGGGTTACATTTGTTCATTTACAGGTGGGACAGATAAATGATGGAGATGATGACTGGGTGGGGAAATGATGAAGCTCAAAAATAGAATCTATTCAAGTTCCAATAATGTGTTTCTTTGTTATACATGGCCACATTACCTGCTTCAATGTCAATTGTATTTCCTGTATATAACAATCTGATTGGTCGGTGAGCTATGTGTTTCATTCACTTGGACAGGATAAGATTCACTTGACCAAGTGAGTAGCAGGTTTTGTTCAGAAAAGGAATTTGTTGCTATGGTTTCTGATCAGGCTACACTTCCcggttattatttttcttttctttccggAACCAAAAGTTCTGGTTTACAGACTTCACAAATTTAATAATCCAGCTTTCAAAGAATACCCCTAAGGACATGAAAATGTTGAATGCATACTAGAAAGTGGGTGTATACTACCGCAATGACTGTATTTTAGTTAATCTATTTTAGTTGGTGCAGACATgtagaattgtttttttctttgacattaaatattttttgtgaagaTAATTTATTATGCACAAATCTATTTTATCCACACTTAATGatgcaacaaaatgtattaaataattcCCCTTTTGGAACTTAATCCACCACTGTAGGtgtacagacaggtgacaaattaagGGAAAAGATTAATGAATGGGTGGAGGAACATGATGAAACATGTTTCCATACAGGTGTAGTGCATGATACAAAAAAAGCAATTAACTTCCTATCATGCTCTGTAGGATGGataaaatgctgagcaggcctaTTTGACcttgaatggtttgatgagtaagAAAATTATGTGAATCCTGTGCTTTAACATTAGcaatcaccagacctcaacTGAGTTGACCGATGGGAgattttggagcagtgtgtttGACAGCACTCTACACCCCCACCATCATCAAAataccaaatgagggaatatcttttaGAAGcatggtgttccatccctccaagACTCGTGAAATATTTGCCAAGGttcattgaagctgttctggcggCTTGTGGTCTAAAACCTTATTGAGATACTATGTTGGTTTTTAATTTGTCATCAATcttatatttaaaatgcatttatgtcATTCAGAACTACTTCTGtatgaaatgtaaatgcttttttagatttttctctCAAGTAAAACATCACACAGATTTGTGTGCATGCACCTGTGTAATAATTTTTCCTCCCCATCCAGTTGACTGTAGCAATGTACTAACATCTCAAGTCAGAAACATTGTCTCAAGTCAGAAACCCACCCGGAAAGTTCATCTTACAAAAACAGACAATGAGATCGTGGATTTATAAATGAGGCAGGCAGGCATTTCGGCATTCTTATTGCTGTCTGATTTAATGTCTGGGCCAAATGAGTTGTCTGAATGACTTTAGAGCGAGCTGTGACAATAAGGGCCTGATACAGTATCTCGGAAATGTCTGCACACGCCCAAGCATTTACGCTCAGCGGGGTAGCGGATACTGAGAACTGTGCGACAAATTAGCAGAAATTAATAATTTGGCCGCAGTCTAGTGAGCAGCTTGATAAAATGAGGTCAGATGAGAATTAGAAGAATTGTGCTAAGTAACAGGCGGGACAAAAACATACTGCAGAAAGAATTGACAAGAATACCGCAGTTTTGTGAGTAGGCCTACGGGAGCTATGTAGCAAGCATATTTTTTCAAGTTTATTTGGAGTCTTAATATTTTCTCACCCTTTTTAGATATAGTATTGCATTACAAGTTTGATGACCATAAATCATGAAGAAAAATAAGAAGAATGTGTGATGGTTTttagtagtgatggccaaacgaggcttcagtagcgttattttagcagcaggatattatgctggcagcactcaggttTTCTTTATCATAATAAGAGtcattattgaaatgtatacgGCAATATCGTTAACAATGtagtctgtaaaaaataacagacaCGAACAATATTGGAGCAGACATTATACATAAAATGTACGGACTAGGTtgctaactatattgccttaaatatttcaattatggcttttattttgaacaataggagttagcgctgctagcataatatcctgctgctagaagaacggtaaggaagcctcgtatggccatcactagtttttagtatatttttgctttgtgttgtttgttttcgaTTGTAGTACCCCATACACTAGGTGGCAGCAATCCAAGGTATTGGTTGTATTATGCTATCGCTAAAACCTCAAaagaagaacaaaaataaacaactcaTTTTGTAACCAAAgattagttagctagctactgctATATTCTCTTTGGATATGCTAAAATGCCACGTTGTTCAGCTTACAAATGTAGTAATAGCACAGATAGGTATGAAAAAGGTAAACTTAAAACCAATAATGTGAAGTTATACAGGTATGTTTTGCAGCAGTTTGACTACCAATGTACAGTACAAACTATACaccataaaaacaacatgtatGTAGCTACATTAGTTCGTCACAGGTAGCAAAAAAGCAAAAACGAGCATTCAAGGATATTACCTCTGGATTCATTTTATCTTGCAGCTCTGCGTTTTATTACTGGCGCAAACTTTCCTACACATCGTTTGTACTTTCGTCTATTGGCTAGGAATCCCTGGCTTCTAGGAACAGACATTGCTTGATGTTTGTATATGGGGCTATCCTACGGAAACCTAATTATttataaacacaaaaatgtatttgaaaaaccGCAGTTGTCACTTGCTAGTACTAGATATACCAAGGGCCTATCCTGAATTAGGCATAACTGCTTTTGACTACCATGTCCAACACTGGAATGCCTAGCAGAGATATTTCAGTTAGAAAGGCAGTTCAAATGTCTGATACAAGACCTTTTAAGTCTGAACTATGATTGCTTAATGTGTGTGCACTTCCTATCCATGTATTTCTTATGTTgtagttaattattttctctATACACAGcaacagtcaaaagtttggacccCCATTCAAGTACATGTGCAAACTTTtgactgtactgtatatctttTGCATTGTTGGAATGCCGGGCTCAACTTTATAAGAGACCTCAGTCTCAGAGCTTAATTTCCTAGTTTAAATAAAAGTGAAATTGTTACTTTTATTATTTCTGTCAATGAACTTTTTCTCATTCACTCAGTTTTCCGCTGAGGGAACCACGAAGACTTAAACAGTGGGTAGATCAGATGAGATGGAAAGCATGGAAACCAACGAGACACTCCAGAGTGTGTGCCGAACATTTCGAGGAGAAGTACCTGATAAC is from Esox lucius isolate fEsoLuc1 chromosome 2, fEsoLuc1.pri, whole genome shotgun sequence and encodes:
- the LOC105025312 gene encoding uncharacterized protein LOC105025312 isoform X1, producing MPRHCSAFNCRNTFKNVKQNTKKVTFHRFPKRDPKRLKEWLRQMKWKDWLPTPHSLLCSEHFEERFMDRTGQTVRLRDDAIPTIFAFPNHLQKKKTAGRRKRVTLVPEVSVCNESTEWKTSPPNYCNRGIWHPSNFHDDYCVPKSIDWAVKDAPEEIPSAFLEKQRLTYIPKLVIKVKEKWEWLMMEVKGPFPETKGRHKFVLTVMDYYSKWVEAYPMQTNGSKEIAKIISDLISRFGFPVGILSCLTRTHILEINSALVDLNKLTGQLIFSHPLGVSLDPLTKSSIHRLVSDLVRDHPDRWDVHLAASVFSFCCQEHPTTRQTPLSLLRCGGTPSVPSSPRTPPDNGIKGKTFVILDAQPPQRVVRVECSQCNQWILLSQDLELKRYEDMKLGDEDYTHTCVSCRVAMSCRVALEVMRA
- the LOC105025312 gene encoding uncharacterized protein LOC105025312 isoform X2, with the protein product MPRHCSAFNCRNTFKNVKQNTKKVTFHRFPKRDPKRLKEWLRQMKWKDWLPTPHSLLCSEHFEERFMDRTGQTVRLRDDAIPTIFAFPNHLQKKKTAGRRKRVTLVPEVSVCNESTEWKTSPPNYCNRGIWHPSNFHDDYCVPKSIDWAVKDAPEEIPSAFLEKQRLTYIPKLVIKVKEKWEWLMMEVKGPFPETKGRHKFVLTVMDYYSKWVEAYPMQTNGSKEIAKIISDLISRFGFPVGILSCLTRTHILEINSALVDLNKLTGQLIFSHPLGVSLDPLTKSSIHRLVSDLVRDHPDRWDVHLAASVFSFCCQEHPTTRQTPLSLLRCGGTPSVPSSPRTPPDNGIKGKTFVILDAQPPQRVVRVECSQCNQWILLSQDLELKRYEDMKLGDEDYTHTCVSCRVAMSCRVALEVMKS
- the LOC105025312 gene encoding uncharacterized protein LOC105025312 isoform X3, coding for MPEHCSAYSCSNRRTIESRARGITFHKFPKRDPKRLKEWLRQMKWKDWLPTPHSLLCSEHFEERFMDRTGQTVRLRDDAIPTIFAFPNHLQKKKTAGRRKRVTLVPEVSVCNESTEWKTSPPNYCNRGIWHPSNFHDDYCVPKSIDWAVKDAPEEIPSAFLEKQRLTYIPKLVIKVKEKWEWLMMEVKGPFPETKGRHKFVLTVMDYYSKWVEAYPMQTNGSKEIAKIISDLISRFGFPVGILSCLTRTHILEINSALVDLNKLTGQLIFSHPLGVSLDPLTKSSIHRLVSDLVRDHPDRWDVHLAASVFSFCCQEHPTTRQTPLSLLRCGGTPSVPSSPRTPPDNGIKGKTFVILDAQPPQRVVRVECSQCNQWILLSQDLELKRYEDMKLGDEDYTHTCVSCRVAMSCRVALEVMRA